In Mesotoga sp. Brook.08.105.5.1, a genomic segment contains:
- a CDS encoding HU family DNA-binding protein — translation MNKKELIAEIAEKTGVTKKDAGKTLDTVIEIIEKTLSKGDVVRLVGFGTFMVATRKDRKGVNPRTKKPITIPGGKVPKFVPGKELKEKVK, via the coding sequence ATGAACAAAAAAGAACTCATCGCTGAAATCGCTGAGAAAACGGGTGTTACTAAGAAAGATGCTGGAAAGACCCTTGACACAGTGATCGAGATCATCGAGAAGACACTGTCTAAAGGTGATGTTGTGAGACTCGTTGGTTTTGGCACATTTATGGTAGCTACAAGGAAGGACAGAAAGGGTGTCAATCCGAGAACCAAGAAGCCCATTACGATACCGGGCGGAAAAGTTCCTAAATTCGTACCTGGAAAGGAACTGAAGGAAAAGGTAAAATAG
- a CDS encoding DUF881 domain-containing protein, with product MKDLKGIWVLFVIFIIIVALGAFLNIYFLRQFGDEMVSSLSTKEIENKLQTMSERVSQLNMNLDSLSSFEVRQDLSKIITDFQGIITSLNSVSAAVSSSSVLDSLTNLSNDMQNIRNQLASLDRRETVDYSTQIEGIRGKIVSLEWQVEELKTLVESSMVDVKNAVSGTVVSNSPRSVFYEEEVGKGVRIRIESGFKGSSIIHDSDILMILNEIYALRATKISLNGKRVLPYTYVRCVGATVIIDGEPTQITPIVIEVLGDYDYLVSGLGLLKEFFKGREIDMTFLPLEFITIPAGGG from the coding sequence GTGAAAGACTTGAAAGGAATCTGGGTTCTCTTTGTTATCTTCATTATTATTGTGGCTTTGGGTGCTTTCTTGAACATCTACTTTCTCAGGCAGTTTGGCGACGAAATGGTTTCGAGTCTCAGCACAAAGGAAATAGAGAACAAACTTCAAACTATGTCTGAAAGAGTTTCCCAGCTCAACATGAATCTCGACTCCCTCTCTTCGTTTGAAGTGAGACAGGATCTTTCGAAGATAATCACTGATTTTCAGGGGATAATTACGAGCCTGAACTCTGTCTCGGCTGCAGTTAGCAGTTCTTCAGTTCTGGACTCATTGACAAATCTCTCAAATGATATGCAAAACATTCGGAATCAGCTCGCTTCACTGGACAGAAGAGAGACTGTAGACTACTCGACCCAGATAGAGGGAATAAGAGGAAAGATTGTCTCTCTTGAGTGGCAGGTGGAAGAGCTCAAGACGCTTGTAGAATCCAGTATGGTTGATGTCAAAAACGCCGTTTCGGGAACAGTTGTCTCTAACAGTCCTCGGAGTGTATTTTACGAGGAAGAGGTTGGAAAAGGCGTTCGAATAAGAATTGAATCTGGCTTCAAAGGAAGTAGCATTATCCATGACAGCGATATCCTTATGATTTTGAACGAAATATACGCTTTGAGAGCTACGAAGATTTCGTTAAATGGGAAGAGAGTATTACCATATACATACGTACGCTGCGTTGGGGCAACTGTTATAATAGATGGTGAGCCAACTCAAATTACGCCAATAGTTATTGAGGTGTTGGGCGATTACGATTATCTTGTATCCGGTCTGGGTCTCTTGAAGGAGTTTTTCAAGGGCAGGGAGATTGACATGACTTTTCTGCCTCTTGAGTTTATTACCATTCCCGCGGGAGGGGGTTGA
- a CDS encoding peptidoglycan DD-metalloendopeptidase family protein: MKKVTLLTLLIPVFVLFTGCNSPFITRDDFLAKMDAIEEKIDSIALSQRKIVELEDAVQELAFRINFVQAIEPTYTGYDELEALRAELQIIKNMLAESVIDSASSAAIVKTLYDKIDGVLTSSVETNIMTREIDDLNRKVQALESLNSSRYTELVQRISEVGSYDSSIDEAKFEELLRRIEEIKNTEVVVVQQEPERDDGKYEELVRKIEQLAARADTSAIDSARYDSIARRLAELEETVGSAVIDAEVFNELVLRIEEMDSRTRELAVNLEAIEQQEQPEQRDYVTMTTFLGEISDIRSRLGAAAYETIEPMSYVSYIVKSGDSLWNIAQAYGVTVDQLKEMNPQVKNWDLIFRGDEIKIPLSLDNLMAKASIATHFGLSLGVDFLVDSIESNFGSYDYGYANPGMDLTVPPNSRITAFLPGKVILSERVNDLYGEMVVVDHGNNLKTVYARLGSRTVIKGDFVRVGDTIGLASDAKGNLHFEFWKADVPVNPADIIFDNVGTFEVTMYTEWDDAKNPTSPSFKMTASGDFVKGYRTVAADPSVIPLGSIVYIPFFSSSPNKGFFVVEDTGSSIRGNKIDVYTHDFNIASSFKEDLLVYVVKRP, encoded by the coding sequence TTGAAAAAGGTTACCCTTCTTACTCTTCTTATACCTGTTTTCGTGCTCTTCACGGGGTGTAACTCTCCGTTCATTACTAGAGATGATTTTCTTGCAAAGATGGATGCTATTGAAGAGAAGATTGACTCTATTGCTCTTAGTCAAAGGAAGATAGTTGAGCTTGAAGATGCTGTACAGGAGCTTGCCTTTCGCATAAACTTTGTTCAAGCAATAGAGCCCACCTATACAGGCTATGATGAGCTTGAAGCGCTGAGAGCAGAACTTCAGATAATAAAGAATATGCTTGCTGAATCGGTTATAGACTCCGCCTCGTCTGCAGCAATCGTTAAGACGCTCTATGACAAGATCGACGGAGTATTGACCAGCTCGGTAGAAACCAACATAATGACGCGGGAGATCGACGATCTTAACAGAAAAGTCCAGGCCCTAGAATCTCTGAACTCTTCAAGATACACAGAGCTCGTCCAGAGAATCTCCGAAGTGGGTAGCTACGACAGCTCAATTGATGAGGCGAAATTCGAAGAGCTCCTCAGAAGAATAGAAGAGATAAAGAACACTGAAGTTGTTGTTGTTCAACAGGAGCCTGAGCGAGATGACGGGAAATACGAAGAACTCGTGCGAAAGATCGAGCAGCTTGCAGCAAGAGCGGATACTTCAGCCATCGATAGCGCAAGATATGATTCGATTGCAAGGAGGCTTGCAGAACTTGAAGAGACTGTTGGATCGGCCGTTATAGATGCAGAGGTTTTCAACGAACTGGTATTGAGGATTGAGGAAATGGACTCCAGGACACGCGAGCTTGCGGTCAATCTAGAGGCTATTGAGCAACAGGAACAGCCTGAACAGAGGGATTATGTGACAATGACCACCTTTCTTGGAGAGATTTCCGATATTCGCAGCAGACTTGGCGCGGCAGCTTACGAGACCATAGAACCAATGTCTTACGTGTCATACATAGTCAAATCGGGCGACAGTCTGTGGAACATTGCACAGGCTTACGGTGTCACAGTAGATCAGCTGAAGGAAATGAATCCTCAGGTCAAGAACTGGGACCTAATATTCCGAGGGGATGAGATAAAGATACCTCTCTCACTGGATAATCTTATGGCCAAGGCATCAATCGCTACTCATTTCGGCTTGAGTCTTGGGGTTGACTTTCTCGTTGATTCAATTGAATCGAACTTCGGAAGCTATGATTACGGCTATGCCAACCCGGGAATGGATCTGACCGTCCCGCCGAATTCCAGGATAACCGCCTTTCTTCCCGGTAAAGTTATTCTCTCGGAGCGAGTAAACGATCTTTACGGTGAGATGGTTGTTGTCGATCATGGGAACAACCTTAAGACTGTCTATGCACGCCTGGGAAGCCGAACGGTTATCAAGGGTGATTTTGTAAGGGTTGGAGACACCATTGGATTGGCATCAGATGCAAAGGGAAATCTCCACTTTGAATTCTGGAAGGCAGATGTCCCTGTGAATCCAGCCGATATAATCTTCGATAATGTGGGGACTTTTGAGGTTACAATGTACACTGAGTGGGATGATGCAAAGAATCCTACATCGCCTTCTTTCAAAATGACTGCAAGTGGGGATTTCGTGAAGGGATATCGAACGGTTGCCGCCGATCCCAGCGTAATTCCTCTTGGCTCGATTGTCTATATTCCGTTTTTCTCGTCCTCTCCGAACAAGGGATTCTTTGTTGTTGAGGACACCGGTAGTTCTATAAGGGGTAACAAGATCGATGTTTACACCCATGATTTCAATATCGCGTCGAGTTTCAAAGAAGATCTTCTGGTATATGTGGTGAAGCGCCCTTGA
- the cysK gene encoding cysteine synthase A, with product MKTVDSLIGNTPIIRLRSLGDASSIMLKIEKNNPGGSIKDRTVLGMILEAERSGALKNGMTIVEPTSGNTGIAIAMLSASRGYGSVIFMPESASIERVKLMEAFGAKVIRTLADKGISGSYDEARAFIARNPDSFMLDQFSNEANPFFHFSTTGPEIFRQVNRELDAFICGMGTGGTVTGIGRFLKKEAQRIHIAGIEPAGSPFISQGRSGSHKIQGIGPGFRPKVLDLSVLDEVITVEDEEALSMMKWLHRKEGLMVGISSGANVAGALKLADKGFRRIATVAPDTYERYLSLT from the coding sequence ATGAAAACTGTTGATTCTTTAATAGGTAACACCCCGATCATTAGGCTTCGATCTCTCGGAGATGCTTCATCGATAATGCTTAAAATTGAGAAAAATAATCCCGGAGGAAGCATAAAGGATAGAACGGTGCTTGGAATGATTCTTGAAGCCGAGAGAAGTGGCGCTCTCAAAAACGGGATGACCATAGTGGAGCCAACTAGTGGCAACACGGGAATAGCCATCGCAATGCTTTCCGCTTCTAGAGGTTACGGGTCGGTTATCTTTATGCCCGAATCGGCAAGTATTGAAAGAGTTAAGCTTATGGAAGCCTTTGGTGCAAAAGTGATAAGAACTCTCGCTGATAAAGGAATATCCGGTTCATATGATGAAGCTAGAGCCTTTATCGCGAGAAACCCTGATTCGTTTATGCTTGATCAGTTCAGTAATGAAGCTAATCCCTTTTTTCACTTCTCTACTACCGGTCCTGAGATTTTTCGGCAGGTCAACCGAGAGCTTGACGCTTTCATTTGCGGCATGGGAACGGGAGGAACAGTGACCGGGATTGGACGCTTTCTCAAGAAGGAAGCTCAACGTATTCATATTGCCGGCATTGAACCTGCAGGTTCGCCCTTCATTTCGCAGGGTAGATCTGGCTCTCACAAAATTCAAGGGATCGGCCCCGGTTTCAGACCGAAGGTCCTCGACCTATCAGTGCTGGACGAAGTAATAACAGTTGAGGACGAAGAAGCTCTCTCTATGATGAAATGGCTTCACAGAAAAGAGGGGTTGATGGTCGGAATATCGTCCGGAGCCAACGTTGCCGGCGCTCTCAAACTCGCCGACAAGGGCTTTCGAAGAATCGCAACCGTTGCTCCGGACACTTATGAAAGATACCTAAGTCTGACCTAG
- the epsC gene encoding serine O-acetyltransferase EpsC, translated as MKGKNRIKQTMIDISMDIDAYLEKDPTASGKWHIILFSAGFHGLLLYRISTLFRKNKLGFLARGLHYVSRILYSMDIHPSARIEGGVVIDHGVGVVIGSTASVGTGTLIYQGVTLGSKNVMKGKRHPDIGRNVVLGAGAKILGPIYVGDNSKVGANSVVLEHVPQDSLVTGIPGRVHRISERLGSRQ; from the coding sequence GTGAAAGGGAAGAACCGCATAAAGCAAACAATGATAGATATCTCTATGGACATAGACGCCTATCTTGAGAAGGACCCGACAGCTTCAGGTAAATGGCACATAATTCTCTTCTCTGCGGGTTTTCACGGCCTCTTGCTATACAGGATTTCTACCCTTTTCAGGAAAAACAAGCTTGGTTTCCTCGCCAGAGGCTTACATTACGTTTCAAGGATACTTTATTCAATGGACATTCACCCTTCAGCTCGAATAGAAGGCGGCGTTGTAATTGATCATGGTGTGGGCGTTGTTATAGGCTCGACAGCTTCAGTGGGAACTGGAACGCTGATATATCAAGGAGTTACTTTAGGCTCAAAGAACGTGATGAAGGGAAAGCGTCACCCGGATATTGGCCGAAATGTTGTACTTGGGGCGGGGGCGAAGATTCTTGGCCCGATATATGTGGGAGACAATTCTAAAGTCGGAGCGAACAGCGTGGTGCTTGAACACGTCCCTCAAGACTCTCTTGTTACCGGGATACCGGGGAGAGTCCATAGGATATCTGAAAGACTGGGATCACGACAATGA
- a CDS encoding MFS transporter, whose product MRVSLFRASSSIREIFTEIFIYSNLSITALFSQLFYSKGFSAIEIGILMAVTPTLSIIANPFWFRQSSRTGGPTVMGMVSIVSAVSVWAVFFSPTFETSLIAMCFFSFFVVSIIPIAESVVVPSLRNKGKRFDRVRLFGTVGYSFTALISGIVLKYGFVFFFIMATVSFSTVALVSRAYPTGRKLKRTDEETDRSSLPLQFYLLVLAGVASITIGAFGSTFLPVLTSERGFSVSSAGFAFSLMAFSEVPFLFFAENLVERLGNTRLLVIGIFATGLRWFLTSMATSFPIFLLLQMLHGINYIVVYYSVMNYIHTRFEASKVTRALTIYWMSTTGLSYLLGSVLGGVLIRTFGIVRVYNATGITGMAIAIFFSLIFAAFHKRTAFTKR is encoded by the coding sequence GTGCGTGTTTCTCTTTTTAGAGCCTCTTCCAGCATCCGTGAGATCTTTACAGAAATATTCATATATTCAAATCTCAGCATCACCGCTCTCTTTAGTCAGCTTTTTTACAGCAAAGGCTTTTCTGCAATAGAGATCGGGATTCTGATGGCCGTCACTCCTACCCTCTCAATTATTGCAAATCCTTTTTGGTTCAGGCAATCAAGCAGGACAGGCGGACCAACTGTCATGGGAATGGTCTCTATTGTCTCGGCAGTCTCTGTCTGGGCAGTTTTCTTCTCACCAACCTTTGAAACTTCATTGATCGCAATGTGTTTCTTCTCATTCTTTGTTGTGAGCATAATACCTATCGCTGAGTCTGTGGTCGTTCCTTCTTTGAGAAACAAAGGCAAACGCTTTGATCGCGTGAGATTGTTCGGAACGGTTGGCTATTCCTTTACCGCCCTTATCTCGGGAATAGTATTGAAGTACGGATTTGTCTTTTTCTTCATAATGGCCACAGTGTCATTTTCTACAGTAGCCTTGGTTAGTAGAGCCTATCCGACTGGCCGGAAGCTAAAAAGGACAGATGAAGAGACCGATCGTTCTTCTTTGCCACTTCAGTTTTACCTGCTTGTACTTGCCGGTGTCGCATCCATTACTATTGGAGCCTTCGGATCAACTTTTCTGCCTGTTTTGACTAGTGAAAGGGGCTTCAGTGTTTCCTCAGCAGGGTTCGCATTTTCGTTGATGGCTTTTTCGGAAGTTCCCTTCCTTTTCTTCGCAGAAAATTTGGTTGAGAGACTGGGTAACACGCGCCTTCTTGTGATAGGAATCTTTGCAACTGGTCTTCGATGGTTTTTGACATCTATGGCGACTTCTTTTCCCATCTTTCTTCTTCTTCAAATGCTTCACGGCATAAACTACATCGTAGTCTATTACTCTGTCATGAATTACATTCACACTAGATTTGAAGCCAGCAAAGTCACCAGGGCGCTCACAATCTACTGGATGTCGACTACCGGACTGAGCTATCTTCTTGGCTCCGTACTTGGCGGGGTGCTCATTCGTACATTTGGGATTGTAAGAGTGTACAACGCTACAGGAATAACCGGTATGGCGATTGCCATCTTCTTCTCGTTGATATTTGCAGCGTTTCACAAACGAACTGCCTTCACAAAGCGTTAA